A genomic segment from Nicotiana tabacum cultivar K326 chromosome 7, ASM71507v2, whole genome shotgun sequence encodes:
- the LOC107791369 gene encoding protein FLOURY 1-like: MQIMRLVCFLFILCAVFDFNKRFLGYFLDLFLMDCVEGLKHLCLNADFGFGFLVFGWFGQVYKVLGLFLLFGLGLRVLQFSWYCKGWNRFLCDFCGKSGELRNGYCSKNDFDEKCSAKMKFCKNGLLEEEKVKCVSDDELNDDEQECCDEDKLFDVLSLRKMVKIERQRANAASLELEKERMAAATAAEETMAMILRLQNEKSLVEMEANQYKRLAEEKQLHDQEVIQSLQWLVLKHESERSILEDQLKLCCRKKLKSFGRRDDEGDHSEVVDEENHSSLNTNLDDAFHYTLFSSLDVDLSPE, from the coding sequence ATGCAGATTATGCGTCTTGTAtgttttttgttcattttgtGCGCAGTCTTTGACTTTAATAAAAGATTTCTGGGTTATTTTCTGGATTTATTTTTAATGGACTGTGTTGAAGGGCTGAAGCATTTGTGTCTGAATGCTGATTTTGGGTTTGGGTTTCTGGTATTTGGGTGGTTTGGGCAAGTGTATAAGGTTTTGGGCTTGTTCTTGTTGTTCGGTTTGGGGTTAAGGGTCTTGCAGTTTAGTTGGTATTGCAAAGGTTGGAACCGTTTTCTTTGTGATTTTTGTGGAAAATCAGGTGAATTGAGAAATGGGTATTGCTCAAAAAATGATTTTGATGAGAAATGCAGTGCAAAGATGAAATTTTGCAAGAATGGGTTATTAGAAGAGGAAAAAGTGAAGTGTGTTTCAGACGATGAATTgaatgatgatgaacaagagTGTTGTGATGAAGATAAATTGTTTGATGTTTTGTCACTGAGAAAAATGGTTAAGATTGAGAGGCAGAGAGCAAATGCTGCTTCTTTGGAACTTGAGAAGGAGAGAatggcagcagcaacagcagctgAGGAAACAATGGCAATGATTTTGCGGCTACAGAATGAAAAGAGTTTGGTTGAAATGGAAGCAAATCAATATAAAAGGTTGGCTGAGGAGAAGCAATTACATGACCAAGAAGTAATCCAATCATTACAATGGCTTGTACTTAAGCATGAATCAGAAAGGAGTATCTTGGAAGACCAACTCAAATTATGTTGTAGAAAAAAGTTGAAGTCTTTTGGGAGAAGAGATGATGAAGGGGACCACTCAGAAGTAGTAGATGAGGAAAATCATAGTTCTCTCAACACCAACTTGGATGATGCTTTTCACTATACCCTCTTTAGCTCTCTTGACGTGGATTTGTCACCAGAGTAA